A portion of the Juglans microcarpa x Juglans regia isolate MS1-56 chromosome 1D, Jm3101_v1.0, whole genome shotgun sequence genome contains these proteins:
- the LOC121250078 gene encoding acylamino-acid-releasing enzyme isoform X3, with translation MDDSKAGSIKEMPLGLDTTMEEEYASQSKLLQEFTSISNIDKAWIFKSDDGTGSQAMFSLSQANILANKRRKFIVSSYISNESKSSVNFRWTPFPIEMAGASTIVPSPSGSKLLVIRNPENESPSTFEIWDPSQLEKEFHIPQSIHGSVYTDGWFEGVSWNFDETLIAYVAEEPSPSKPTFNDLGYKKGGSTEKDCSSWKGQGEWEEDWGETYAGKRQPALFVINTNSGEVQAVKGIEKSLSVGQVVWAPSTKGAHQYLVFVGWSYDTRKLGIKYCYNRPCALYAVRAPLYESETKGLELKDSSTEDVPVFNLTQQITSAFFPRFSPDGKFLVFLSARSSVDSGAHSATDSLHRIDWPTDVKLWPSAKIVDVIPVVMCAEDGCLPGLYCSSFLSKPWLSDGCTMIIPSIWGSSQVILSVNVLSGEVSRISPADSNFSWNVLTLDGDNIVAVSSSPVDVPQIKYGYIVEEATKAAAWSWLDVSSPILKCSEKVISLLSSLQFSVMKIPVKDVSDSLTKGASKPFEAIFVSSHCKESDACNPLIVVLHGGPHSVSISSFSKSLAFLSSIGYNLLIVNYRGSLGFGEEALQSLPGKVGSQDVSDVLTAIDHVIDKGLASPSKIAVLGGSHGGFLTTHLIGQAPDKFVAAAVRNPVCNLALMVGTTDIPDWCYVEVCGSKGKDNFTEAPPAELLTLFYSKSPISHLSKVKTPTIFLLGAQDLRVPVSNGLQYARALREKGVEVKVIVFPNDVHAIERPQSDFESFLNIGVWFRKYCK, from the exons ATGGATGATTCTAAAGCTGGCTCAATAAAGGAAATGCCCCTGGGATTAGATACAACAATGGAGGAAGAATATGCTTCACAGTCTAAGTTACTTCAAGAGTTCACTAGTATCTCCAATATTGACAAGGCTTGGATTTTCAAGTCTGATGATG GCACAGGTTCTCAGGCAATGTTTTCACTCAGCCAAGCAAACATTTTGGCAAACAAGAGGAGGAAATTTATTGTTTCCTCTTATATATCTAATGAAAGTAAAAGTTCTGTAAACTTTAGATGGACCCCATTTCCCATTGAGATGGCGGGAGCATCTACAATTGTTCCATCACCATCTGGCTCAAAGCTTCTTGTAATTCGCAATCCTGAAAATGAGTCTCCTTCTACATTTGAAATTTGGGATCCATCTCAATTGGAAAAGGAGTTCCATATTCCCCAATCAATTCATGGCTCAGTATACACTGATGGATG GTTTGAGGGGGTTTCTTGGAATTTTGATGAAACGCTTATTGCTTATGTTGCCGAGGAACCGTCACCCTCCAAGCCCACATTTAATGACCTTGGATACAAGAAAGGTGGTTCCACCGAGAAGGACTGCAGTAGCTGGAAAGGTCAGGGAGAATGGGAGGAGGACTGGGGAGAAACCTATGCAGGAAAAAGGCAGCCTGCACTTTTTGTCATCAATACTAATAG TGGAGAGGTACAGGCTGTTAAAGGAATTGAGAAGTCCTTGAGTGTTGGCCAAGTTGTGTGGGCTCCATCGACTAAAGGCGCGCATCAATATTTGGTTTTCGTTGGGTGGTCATATGATACAAGAAAGCTTGGTATAAAGTACTGCTATAATAGGCCCTGTGCATTATATGCAGTTAGGGCACCACTTTATGAATCAGAAACCAAGGGACTTGAACTCAA AGATAGCTCTACTGAAGACGTGCCAGTGTTTAATCTTACTCAACAGATAACCAGTGCGTTCTTTCCACGATTCAG CCCAGATGGAAAGTTTCTAGTGTTTTTAAGTGCAAGAAGTTCTGTGGATTCTGGGGCACATTCCGCGACAGATTCACTTCACAGAATTGATTGGCCAACTGATGTAAAGCTGTGGCCATCTGCTAAAATTGTTGATGTG ATTCCTGTTGTGATGTGTGCTGAGGATGGTTGCTTGCCGGGACTTTACTGTTCGAGCTTCCTTAGCAAACCATGGCTTTCGGATGGTTGCACTATGATTATACCTTCCATTTGGGGCAGCAGCCAAGTGATACTTTCTGTGAATGTGTTGAG TGGGGAGGTATCACGTATCAGCCCTGCTGACTCGAATTTTTCGTGGAATGTTCTTACATTGGATGGTGACAATATTGTTGCTG TGTCTAGCAGTCCAGTAGATGTTCCTCAAATCAAGTATGGCTATATTGTTGAGGAAGCTACTAAAGCTGCTGCATGGAGTTGGTTAGACGTATCAAGCCCCATTTTAAAATGCTCTGAGAAG GTTATATCTTTGCTCTCTTCTCTTCAGTTCAGTGTAATGAAGATACCAGTCAAGGATGTTTCTGATAGCCTGACTAAAG gTGCTAGCAAGCCTTTTGAAGCTATCTTTGTATCTTCCCACTGTAAGGAAAGTGATGCATGTAATCCGTTAATTGTAGTCCTTCATGGAGGCCCACATTCTGTGTCGATATCAAGCTTTTCAAAGTCCTTGGCATTTCTTTCTTCGATTGGATACAACTTATTGATCGTAAACTATAG AGGTTCACTTGGATTTGGTGAAGAAGCACTGCAATCTCTTCCGGGAAAAGTTGGGTCTCAG GATGTCAGTGATGTACTGACAGCTATAGATCATGTCATTGACAAGGGGCTGGCCAGTCCATCAAAAATTGCAGTGCTTGGTGGTTCCCATGGTGGCTTTCTGACAACCCACTTGATTGGCCAG GCACCGGATAAGTTTGTTGCTGCAGCTGTGAGGAATCCTGTTTGTAACTTAGCATTGATGGTTGGTACTACAGATATCCCAGATTGGTGCTACGTGGAGGTCTGTGGAAGCAAGGGGAAAGATAACTTTACGGAAGCACCTCCAGCTGAACTTCTGACTCTTTTTTATAGCAAGTCTCCTATTTCACACCTCTCAAAG GTCAAAACAccaacaatttttcttttaggtGCCCAGGATCTCCGTGTTCCAGTTTCTAATGGATTGCAA TATGCCCGGGCACTCAGAGAGAAAGGTGTCGAGGTTAAAGTTATTGTGTTTCCCAATGATGTTCATGCAATTGAAAG GCCACAATCCGACTTCGAAAGCTTTCTTAATATCGGGGTTTGGTTCAGGAAGTACTGTAAATAA
- the LOC121250095 gene encoding photosynthetic NDH subunit of subcomplex B 5, chloroplastic, producing MAVCSSSLPVLSAVSTPKLSSDSFIRTGIRVLNLNTQVPLPSSFYRNLGKNRRSTKLNRAGLSEIEPDLNEDPVDRWGINSVDPDDFKYGEYDGHHTYHEGEEKGTFWGAIAEDIAAVEPPTGFQGLISWLFLPAIATGMFMHVPMVYLFIGTGLFVTVFTIIEMDKPDKPHNFEPQIYNMDRGSRDKLIADYNTMSIWDFNEKYGDLWDFTVKKDDITKR from the exons atggcgGTCTGCTCTTCCTCGCTCCCAGTTCTCTCTGCCGTTTCAACCCCAAAACTCAGCTCCGATTCATTTATTAGGACtgggattagggttttgaacCTCAACACCCAAGTTCCCTTGCCCTCCAGTTTTTACCGGAACCTGGGGAAGAATCGCAGGTCTACGAAGTTAAACCGTGCTGGACTGTCCGAGATCGAGCCCGATCTCAACGAAGATCCCGTTGACCGTTGGGGCATAAACAGTGTTGACCCT GATGATTTCAAGTACGGGGAGTACGATGGACACCACACGTATCACGAAGGCGAAGAGAAAG GAACCTTTTGGGGAGCCATAGCAGAAGATATTGCGGCAGTAGAACCTCCTACTGGTTTTCAGG GGTTAATTTCATGGCTCTTCCTCCCGGCAATTGCCACTGGGATGTTCATGCATGTTCCG ATGGTTTACTTGTTCATCGGAACAGGCTTGTTTGTGACAGTATTTACCATAATTGAGATGGATAAGCCAGACAAACCTCACAACTTTGAACCTCAAATATACAATATGGATAGGGGATCTCGTGATAAGTTGATAGCTGACTACAATACCATGAGCATATGGGATTTCAATGAGAAATATGGGGACCTCTGGGATTTCACTGTGAAAAAGGACGATATAACAAAGAGATAA
- the LOC121250078 gene encoding acylamino-acid-releasing enzyme isoform X2 yields MARELFVTPSCWRVNFNYYFPRPRFSPLISPSRHPLCAPSSISRFSASLAMDDSKAGSIKEMPLGLDTTMEEEYASQSKLLQEFTSISNIDKAWIFKSDDGTGSQAMFSLSQANILANKRRKFIVSSYISNESKSSVNFRWTPFPIEMAGASTIVPSPSGSKLLVIRNPENESPSTFEIWDPSQLEKEFHIPQSIHGSVYTDGWFEGVSWNFDETLIAYVAEEPSPSKPTFNDLGYKKGGSTEKDCSSWKGQGEWEEDWGETYAGKRQPALFVINTNSGEVQAVKGIEKSLSVGQVVWAPSTKGAHQYLVFVGWSYDTRKLGIKYCYNRPCALYAVRAPLYESETKGLELKDSSTEDVPVFNLTQQITSAFFPRFSPDGKFLVFLSARSSVDSGAHSATDSLHRIDWPTDVKLWPSAKIVDVIPVVMCAEDGCLPGLYCSSFLSKPWLSDGCTMIIPSIWGSSQVILSVNVLSGEVSRISPADSNFSWNVLTLDGDNIVAVSSSPVDVPQIKYGYIVEEATKAAAWSWLDVSSPILKCSEKVISLLSSLQFSVMKIPVKDVSDSLTKGASKPFEAIFVSSHCKESDACNPLIVVLHGGPHSVSISSFSKSLAFLSSIGYNLLIVNYRGSLGFGEEALQSLPGKVGSQDVSDVLTAIDHVIDKGLASPSKIAVLGGSHGGFLTTHLIGQAPDKFVAAAVRNPVCNLALMVGTTDIPDWCYVEVCGSKGKDNFTEAPPAELLTLFYSKSPISHLSKVKTPTIFLLGAQDLRVPVSNGLQYARALREKGVEVKVIVFPNDVHAIERPQSDFESFLNIGVWFRKYCK; encoded by the exons ATGGCCAGGGAGTTATTCGTCACCCCCTCTTGTTGGCGCGTGAACTTCAATTACTACTTCCCTCGCCCTCGATTCTCTCCTCTTATTTCACCTTCTCGCCACCCTCTTTGTGCACCCTCTTCAATCTCAAG ATTTTCGGCCTCTTTGGCCATGGATGATTCTAAAGCTGGCTCAATAAAGGAAATGCCCCTGGGATTAGATACAACAATGGAGGAAGAATATGCTTCACAGTCTAAGTTACTTCAAGAGTTCACTAGTATCTCCAATATTGACAAGGCTTGGATTTTCAAGTCTGATGATG GCACAGGTTCTCAGGCAATGTTTTCACTCAGCCAAGCAAACATTTTGGCAAACAAGAGGAGGAAATTTATTGTTTCCTCTTATATATCTAATGAAAGTAAAAGTTCTGTAAACTTTAGATGGACCCCATTTCCCATTGAGATGGCGGGAGCATCTACAATTGTTCCATCACCATCTGGCTCAAAGCTTCTTGTAATTCGCAATCCTGAAAATGAGTCTCCTTCTACATTTGAAATTTGGGATCCATCTCAATTGGAAAAGGAGTTCCATATTCCCCAATCAATTCATGGCTCAGTATACACTGATGGATG GTTTGAGGGGGTTTCTTGGAATTTTGATGAAACGCTTATTGCTTATGTTGCCGAGGAACCGTCACCCTCCAAGCCCACATTTAATGACCTTGGATACAAGAAAGGTGGTTCCACCGAGAAGGACTGCAGTAGCTGGAAAGGTCAGGGAGAATGGGAGGAGGACTGGGGAGAAACCTATGCAGGAAAAAGGCAGCCTGCACTTTTTGTCATCAATACTAATAG TGGAGAGGTACAGGCTGTTAAAGGAATTGAGAAGTCCTTGAGTGTTGGCCAAGTTGTGTGGGCTCCATCGACTAAAGGCGCGCATCAATATTTGGTTTTCGTTGGGTGGTCATATGATACAAGAAAGCTTGGTATAAAGTACTGCTATAATAGGCCCTGTGCATTATATGCAGTTAGGGCACCACTTTATGAATCAGAAACCAAGGGACTTGAACTCAA AGATAGCTCTACTGAAGACGTGCCAGTGTTTAATCTTACTCAACAGATAACCAGTGCGTTCTTTCCACGATTCAG CCCAGATGGAAAGTTTCTAGTGTTTTTAAGTGCAAGAAGTTCTGTGGATTCTGGGGCACATTCCGCGACAGATTCACTTCACAGAATTGATTGGCCAACTGATGTAAAGCTGTGGCCATCTGCTAAAATTGTTGATGTG ATTCCTGTTGTGATGTGTGCTGAGGATGGTTGCTTGCCGGGACTTTACTGTTCGAGCTTCCTTAGCAAACCATGGCTTTCGGATGGTTGCACTATGATTATACCTTCCATTTGGGGCAGCAGCCAAGTGATACTTTCTGTGAATGTGTTGAG TGGGGAGGTATCACGTATCAGCCCTGCTGACTCGAATTTTTCGTGGAATGTTCTTACATTGGATGGTGACAATATTGTTGCTG TGTCTAGCAGTCCAGTAGATGTTCCTCAAATCAAGTATGGCTATATTGTTGAGGAAGCTACTAAAGCTGCTGCATGGAGTTGGTTAGACGTATCAAGCCCCATTTTAAAATGCTCTGAGAAG GTTATATCTTTGCTCTCTTCTCTTCAGTTCAGTGTAATGAAGATACCAGTCAAGGATGTTTCTGATAGCCTGACTAAAG gTGCTAGCAAGCCTTTTGAAGCTATCTTTGTATCTTCCCACTGTAAGGAAAGTGATGCATGTAATCCGTTAATTGTAGTCCTTCATGGAGGCCCACATTCTGTGTCGATATCAAGCTTTTCAAAGTCCTTGGCATTTCTTTCTTCGATTGGATACAACTTATTGATCGTAAACTATAG AGGTTCACTTGGATTTGGTGAAGAAGCACTGCAATCTCTTCCGGGAAAAGTTGGGTCTCAG GATGTCAGTGATGTACTGACAGCTATAGATCATGTCATTGACAAGGGGCTGGCCAGTCCATCAAAAATTGCAGTGCTTGGTGGTTCCCATGGTGGCTTTCTGACAACCCACTTGATTGGCCAG GCACCGGATAAGTTTGTTGCTGCAGCTGTGAGGAATCCTGTTTGTAACTTAGCATTGATGGTTGGTACTACAGATATCCCAGATTGGTGCTACGTGGAGGTCTGTGGAAGCAAGGGGAAAGATAACTTTACGGAAGCACCTCCAGCTGAACTTCTGACTCTTTTTTATAGCAAGTCTCCTATTTCACACCTCTCAAAG GTCAAAACAccaacaatttttcttttaggtGCCCAGGATCTCCGTGTTCCAGTTTCTAATGGATTGCAA TATGCCCGGGCACTCAGAGAGAAAGGTGTCGAGGTTAAAGTTATTGTGTTTCCCAATGATGTTCATGCAATTGAAAG GCCACAATCCGACTTCGAAAGCTTTCTTAATATCGGGGTTTGGTTCAGGAAGTACTGTAAATAA
- the LOC121240136 gene encoding auxin-induced protein 22B-like, with product MESKVAYDNDLNLKATELRLGLPGTDDREEQALFSARNNKRPLPDTSKECGSKKNSDAQHVDNETAPPAKAQIVGWPPIRSYRKNNLQPKKSDQAEAAGIYLKVSMDGAPYLRKIDLGIYKGYPELLKALESMFKFTIGEYSEREGYKGSEYAPTYEDKDGDWMLVGDVPWDMFMSSCKRLRIMKGSEARGLGCGV from the exons ATGGAAAGCAAGGTGGCATATGACAACGATCTCAACCTCAAGGCAACCGAGCTTAGATTGGGGTTGCCGGGGACAGATGACAGAGAAGAACAAGCACTTTTTAGTGCTAGAAACAACAAGCGGCCACTGCCTGACACGAGCAAGGAGTGCGGATCAAAGAAAAATTCTGATGCTCAGCACGTGGACAATGAAACTGCTCCTCCCGCGAA GGCACAGATAGTGGGGTGGCCGCCAATCCGATCCTACAGAAAAAACAACCTGCAGCCGAAGAAATCTGATCAGGCTGAGGCTGCTGGTATTTACCTGAAAGTAAGCATGGACGGAGCCCCTTACCTCAGAAAGATTGACCTAGGGATTTACAAGGGCTACCCGGAACTCCTAAAGGCTTTGGAGAGCATGTTCAAATTCACCATTG GTGAGTACTCAGAGAGGGAAGGCTACAAGGGGTCGGAATATGCACCAACTTATGAAGACAAAGATGGAGATTGGATGCTGGTTGGAGATGTTCCATGGga TATGTTTATGTCATCCTGCAAAAGACTCAGAATCATGAAAGGATCAGAAGCTAGAGGCTTGGGATGTGGAGTATGA
- the LOC121250078 gene encoding acylamino-acid-releasing enzyme isoform X1, producing MARELFVTPSCWRVNFNYYFPRPRFSPLISPSRHPLCAPSSISSIFSASLAMDDSKAGSIKEMPLGLDTTMEEEYASQSKLLQEFTSISNIDKAWIFKSDDGTGSQAMFSLSQANILANKRRKFIVSSYISNESKSSVNFRWTPFPIEMAGASTIVPSPSGSKLLVIRNPENESPSTFEIWDPSQLEKEFHIPQSIHGSVYTDGWFEGVSWNFDETLIAYVAEEPSPSKPTFNDLGYKKGGSTEKDCSSWKGQGEWEEDWGETYAGKRQPALFVINTNSGEVQAVKGIEKSLSVGQVVWAPSTKGAHQYLVFVGWSYDTRKLGIKYCYNRPCALYAVRAPLYESETKGLELKDSSTEDVPVFNLTQQITSAFFPRFSPDGKFLVFLSARSSVDSGAHSATDSLHRIDWPTDVKLWPSAKIVDVIPVVMCAEDGCLPGLYCSSFLSKPWLSDGCTMIIPSIWGSSQVILSVNVLSGEVSRISPADSNFSWNVLTLDGDNIVAVSSSPVDVPQIKYGYIVEEATKAAAWSWLDVSSPILKCSEKVISLLSSLQFSVMKIPVKDVSDSLTKGASKPFEAIFVSSHCKESDACNPLIVVLHGGPHSVSISSFSKSLAFLSSIGYNLLIVNYRGSLGFGEEALQSLPGKVGSQDVSDVLTAIDHVIDKGLASPSKIAVLGGSHGGFLTTHLIGQAPDKFVAAAVRNPVCNLALMVGTTDIPDWCYVEVCGSKGKDNFTEAPPAELLTLFYSKSPISHLSKVKTPTIFLLGAQDLRVPVSNGLQYARALREKGVEVKVIVFPNDVHAIERPQSDFESFLNIGVWFRKYCK from the exons ATGGCCAGGGAGTTATTCGTCACCCCCTCTTGTTGGCGCGTGAACTTCAATTACTACTTCCCTCGCCCTCGATTCTCTCCTCTTATTTCACCTTCTCGCCACCCTCTTTGTGCACCCTCTTCAATCTCAAG TATATTTTCGGCCTCTTTGGCCATGGATGATTCTAAAGCTGGCTCAATAAAGGAAATGCCCCTGGGATTAGATACAACAATGGAGGAAGAATATGCTTCACAGTCTAAGTTACTTCAAGAGTTCACTAGTATCTCCAATATTGACAAGGCTTGGATTTTCAAGTCTGATGATG GCACAGGTTCTCAGGCAATGTTTTCACTCAGCCAAGCAAACATTTTGGCAAACAAGAGGAGGAAATTTATTGTTTCCTCTTATATATCTAATGAAAGTAAAAGTTCTGTAAACTTTAGATGGACCCCATTTCCCATTGAGATGGCGGGAGCATCTACAATTGTTCCATCACCATCTGGCTCAAAGCTTCTTGTAATTCGCAATCCTGAAAATGAGTCTCCTTCTACATTTGAAATTTGGGATCCATCTCAATTGGAAAAGGAGTTCCATATTCCCCAATCAATTCATGGCTCAGTATACACTGATGGATG GTTTGAGGGGGTTTCTTGGAATTTTGATGAAACGCTTATTGCTTATGTTGCCGAGGAACCGTCACCCTCCAAGCCCACATTTAATGACCTTGGATACAAGAAAGGTGGTTCCACCGAGAAGGACTGCAGTAGCTGGAAAGGTCAGGGAGAATGGGAGGAGGACTGGGGAGAAACCTATGCAGGAAAAAGGCAGCCTGCACTTTTTGTCATCAATACTAATAG TGGAGAGGTACAGGCTGTTAAAGGAATTGAGAAGTCCTTGAGTGTTGGCCAAGTTGTGTGGGCTCCATCGACTAAAGGCGCGCATCAATATTTGGTTTTCGTTGGGTGGTCATATGATACAAGAAAGCTTGGTATAAAGTACTGCTATAATAGGCCCTGTGCATTATATGCAGTTAGGGCACCACTTTATGAATCAGAAACCAAGGGACTTGAACTCAA AGATAGCTCTACTGAAGACGTGCCAGTGTTTAATCTTACTCAACAGATAACCAGTGCGTTCTTTCCACGATTCAG CCCAGATGGAAAGTTTCTAGTGTTTTTAAGTGCAAGAAGTTCTGTGGATTCTGGGGCACATTCCGCGACAGATTCACTTCACAGAATTGATTGGCCAACTGATGTAAAGCTGTGGCCATCTGCTAAAATTGTTGATGTG ATTCCTGTTGTGATGTGTGCTGAGGATGGTTGCTTGCCGGGACTTTACTGTTCGAGCTTCCTTAGCAAACCATGGCTTTCGGATGGTTGCACTATGATTATACCTTCCATTTGGGGCAGCAGCCAAGTGATACTTTCTGTGAATGTGTTGAG TGGGGAGGTATCACGTATCAGCCCTGCTGACTCGAATTTTTCGTGGAATGTTCTTACATTGGATGGTGACAATATTGTTGCTG TGTCTAGCAGTCCAGTAGATGTTCCTCAAATCAAGTATGGCTATATTGTTGAGGAAGCTACTAAAGCTGCTGCATGGAGTTGGTTAGACGTATCAAGCCCCATTTTAAAATGCTCTGAGAAG GTTATATCTTTGCTCTCTTCTCTTCAGTTCAGTGTAATGAAGATACCAGTCAAGGATGTTTCTGATAGCCTGACTAAAG gTGCTAGCAAGCCTTTTGAAGCTATCTTTGTATCTTCCCACTGTAAGGAAAGTGATGCATGTAATCCGTTAATTGTAGTCCTTCATGGAGGCCCACATTCTGTGTCGATATCAAGCTTTTCAAAGTCCTTGGCATTTCTTTCTTCGATTGGATACAACTTATTGATCGTAAACTATAG AGGTTCACTTGGATTTGGTGAAGAAGCACTGCAATCTCTTCCGGGAAAAGTTGGGTCTCAG GATGTCAGTGATGTACTGACAGCTATAGATCATGTCATTGACAAGGGGCTGGCCAGTCCATCAAAAATTGCAGTGCTTGGTGGTTCCCATGGTGGCTTTCTGACAACCCACTTGATTGGCCAG GCACCGGATAAGTTTGTTGCTGCAGCTGTGAGGAATCCTGTTTGTAACTTAGCATTGATGGTTGGTACTACAGATATCCCAGATTGGTGCTACGTGGAGGTCTGTGGAAGCAAGGGGAAAGATAACTTTACGGAAGCACCTCCAGCTGAACTTCTGACTCTTTTTTATAGCAAGTCTCCTATTTCACACCTCTCAAAG GTCAAAACAccaacaatttttcttttaggtGCCCAGGATCTCCGTGTTCCAGTTTCTAATGGATTGCAA TATGCCCGGGCACTCAGAGAGAAAGGTGTCGAGGTTAAAGTTATTGTGTTTCCCAATGATGTTCATGCAATTGAAAG GCCACAATCCGACTTCGAAAGCTTTCTTAATATCGGGGTTTGGTTCAGGAAGTACTGTAAATAA
- the LOC121265578 gene encoding LOW QUALITY PROTEIN: serine/threonine receptor-like kinase NFP (The sequence of the model RefSeq protein was modified relative to this genomic sequence to represent the inferred CDS: inserted 1 base in 1 codon): MRIKSLYASSLPLFFFYHLLLHTSNAQPEPNTTGFTCSANQTTYPCQTYAFYRATAPNFLDLASIADLFSVSRLMISKPSNISSPSSPLVASQXLFVPLTCSCNSVNTSTSISYANLSYTIVRDDTFYLVSTNKFQNLTTYQSVEVVNPTLVPTNLSIGVNVIFPIFCKCPNSTQLQNQVSYLVSYVFQPSDNLSSVASRFGVQPQSIIDVNGDNFQPFNTIFIPVTQLPELSQPDVAPSPAPVPPPPPVESDEREGVVRGLAIGLGISGFLLLLLSGLWVYRESGLKSNKERERDLEKQRQLLGKKGKGLIGTENLMADVSDCLDKYRVFKIEDLIEATDGFSESCLIQGSVYKGSIDGEVYAIKKMKWNAYEELKILQKVNHGNLVKLEGFCIDPEDATCYLVYEYVENGSLHSWLHGNKNEKLNWKTRLRIAIDVANGLQYIHEHTRPRVVHKDIKTSNILLDTNMRAKIANFGLAKSGCNAITMHIVGTQGYIAPEYLADGVVSTKMDVFSFGVVLLELISGKEAIDEEGNVLWAKTSGILGGNEERKVKRVQQWMDGVLIAESSSTDSVMNVMTIAIACLHRDPSKRPSMVDVVYALCKSEDLFFDISDDTLSTSLVMAR, from the exons ATGAGAATTAAATCCCTTTACgcttcttctctccctctcttcttcttctaccacctccttctccacacATCAAATGCCCAACCCGAACCAAATACCACAGGCTTCACCTGCTCAGCAAACCAGACAACATATCCATGCCAAACCTACGCCTTCTACCGAGCCACGGCGCCCAACTTCCTGGACCTGGCCTCCATAGCTGACCTCTTCTCAGTCAGCCGCCTCATGATATCAAAACCCAGCAATATATCCTCCCCTTCCTCCCCTCTTGTTGCCAGCC CCCTCTTTGTTCCTCTCACCTGCTCTTGCAACTCGGTTAACACTTCCACTAGCATCTCTTATGCCAACCTCTCCTATACAATCGTTCGTGATGATACGTTCTACCTTGTCTCCACCAATAAATTTCAGAATCTTACAACCTATCAATCTGTCGAGGTTGTCAATCCCACTCTCGTCCCTACCAATCTTTCTATTGGTGTGAACGTCATCTTTCCTATCTTTTGCAAGTGTCCTAACAGTACCCAGTTGCAAAACCAAGTCAGTTACCTCGTATCCTATGTCTTCCAACCTTCTGATAACCTGTCATCGGTTGCTTCAAGGTTTGGAGTACAACCACAGTCTATAATTGATGTCAATGGAGATAATTTCCAGCCTTTCAATACTATATTCATTCCAGTCACTCAGCTTCCAGAACTTTCACAGCCTGATGTGGCTCCTTCCCCTGCTCCTGTACCACCTCCACCTCCTGTAGAGAGCGATGAGCGGGAAGGGGTTGTTAGAGGCTTGGCAATTGGGTTGGGAATTTCCGGGTTCTTGCTGCTTTTGCTTAGTGGGTTATGGGTTTACAGAGAGTCTGGGTTGAAGAGCAACAAGGAGAGGGAGCGAGATTTGGAGAAGCAGAGGCAGCTTTTGGGTAAGAAAGGAAAGGGGTTGATTGGAACGGAGAACTTGATGGCAGATGTTTCAGATTGCTTGGACAAGTACAGGGTGTTtaagattgaagatttgatagAAGCCACTGATGGATTCAGCGAGAGTTGCTTGATTCAGGGGTCTGTGTACAAAGGGAGCATTGATGGGGAAGTCTATGCCATCAAGAAGATGAAGTGGAATGCCTATGAGGAGCTCAAGATCTTACAGAAG GTAAACCATGGCAATCTGGTGAAGCTAGAGGGATTCTGCATAGACCCGGAGGATGCAACTTGCTATCTAGTTTATGAGTATGTCGAAAATGGGTCTCTTCATTCATGGCTGCATGGAAACAAGAACGAAAAACTGAACTGGAAAACAAGGTTACGAATAGCCATCGATGTTGCAAATGGTCTCCAATACATCCACGAGCACACCAGGCCACGTGTTGTTCATAAAGACATCAAAACCAGCAACATTCTCTTGGACACGAACATGAGAGCCAAAATTGCCAATTTTGGACTGGCCAAATCCGGATGCAATGCCATAACAATGCACATTGTTGGAACCCAAGGTTATATAGCACCCGAGTATTTAGCAGATGGGGTGGTCTCTACAAAAATGGATGTGTTCTCTTTTGGGGTGGTTCTGCTAGAACTTATTTCTGGGAAGGAGGCCATTGATGAGGAAGGGAATGTTTTGTGGGCAAAGACCAGTGGGATTTTGGGGGGGAACGAAGAGAGGAAAGTGAAGAGAGTGCAGCAATGGATGGATGGAGTCCTGATTGCGGAGTCATCCTCCACGGACAGTGTGATGAATGTCATGACTATTGCCATTGCTTGTCTGCATAGAGACCCTTCAAAGAGGCCAAGCATGGTGGATGTCGTTTACGCGTTGTGCAAGAGCGAGGACTTGTTCTTTGACATCTCGGATGATACATTATCAACTTCACTGGTGATGGCAAGATAA